GAAGACCCGGCAGCTGACCTCGCTGCTTGATCCCAAGGTCAGCGGCAAAAGCACGAAAAAACCGCCGGTGTGCATGTTCGTCTGGGGCGGCTTCACCTACCGCGGCCTGCTGAGCAAGATCGAGCAGAAATTCACGATGTTCATGGATAACGGCACGCCTGTCCGCTCGTTGCTGGATGTGACCTTCATTACAGATGAGCCGGATAAGTCGGTGGAGGACAGCCAGGGGCTGAATGCCTGCCGGAAGCTGTGGGTGGTCAAAAGCGGGGACCGGCTTGACCTTATTGCAAATGCGGCGCTGAAGGAGCCGCTGGCCTGGCGCAGAATTGCCGAGCTGAACAGGATCGCCAATCCGGTTGGCTTTCCTGGCAAAAATGATATCGGGAGAACTCTGGTTATCCCGGATTAAGGCGGGGATTGCATGGGCACCAGTGTAGCAAATTACAAAATTGAGCTGAACGGAAGCAAGCTGTCCGCTGAACTGACAGCGGCGGTGGAAGGCGTCACCTTGGAGGATGAGCTTAATCTGCCGGCGGTATTTTCCATCCAGATGAATATGGTGAATGCCGGAAGCGGCATGTGGCGGGGAACGGATCTGACGAGCCTGAAGCCGGGCGACCAGCTGAAGCTCTCCCTTGGACTCGACCAGCCGGAGCCGATGATCAGCGGAGAGATTACCTCGCTGGATCTGAACTTTGCGGAGCACTCGGTGCTGGATATCCGCGGATATGATCTGCTGCACAGGCTGCGTACGGGGACGAGGAGCAAAGCTTTTCTGAAGAAGAAGGATAGTGATATTGCGGGAGAAATTGCCAAGGAGCATGGATTGACCCCTGTGGTGGAGGATACCGGAACGGTGTATCCCTACCTCTTCCAGAATAATCAGAGCAACTACGAATTTCTGCTGGAGCGGGCAGCCCTGCTCGATTATGAGCTGTTCGCGGCAGATAAGCAGCTGCATTTCGTCAAGTCGCGGTCCGTGAAGGCCCCGGTGCTGCCTGAGATGAGCTTCAAGAAGGATTTCGAACGGCTGAACCTGGAGCTGAGGGCCCTTACCCGGGGGAGTAAGGTGACGCTTAAGGGCTGGGATGTGAAGGAGAAAAAGGAGCTTGAGGCTATCGCTAAGAGCGGAGAAGAGACGACCAAAATGGGCGGGAAGGAAGGCGGCTTCACCATCAGCACCGCAGCGGTCGGGGAATCACCGATTGTCATTATGGCCGAGAATCTGCTGGATATGAACGAAGCCAAGGTGCTGGCCGCCGCCGCTTACAACAGCCGCCTGCGCGAGTTCATTGCCGGGGAAGGCATGTGCTGGGGGAACCCTAAGCTCCGGGCAGGGCAGACGGTGAAGCTGATGGGTCTGGGCGAGCGCTTCAGCGGAATTTATTATATTGTAGCTACCGTTCACAAGATCGACAGCAAGGGCTATACCACGACGTTCAAGGTGAAGAGGACTGGCCTATGAGTGAAGGACCCGGAATTAGCAATTTTATGGATAGCATCATGAACGAGGGACGGATCTTCGGTGTAATGGTGGGGATTGTCATCAATAATGACTCTGCGAACCATGCGGACAAGCCGGGCCCCGGACGGGTGAAGGTGAAGATCCCGCTGATGGGGATGCCGGAATCCAACTGGGCGCGTATGGCATCCTGGATGGCCGGGAAGGAACGGGGGGCCTTTTGCCTGCCGGAGGTGGAGGATGAGGTGCTGGTAGC
The window above is part of the Paenibacillus sp. FSL H8-0048 genome. Proteins encoded here:
- a CDS encoding CIS tube protein, with product MAEKAKIIPLDMPVGAIEVMFNPNEYTVSFEGKYTGEKNNKQFQITETPEFKVSLFYDTYEQRKDVRKKTRQLTSLLDPKVSGKSTKKPPVCMFVWGGFTYRGLLSKIEQKFTMFMDNGTPVRSLLDVTFITDEPDKSVEDSQGLNACRKLWVVKSGDRLDLIANAALKEPLAWRRIAELNRIANPVGFPGKNDIGRTLVIPD
- a CDS encoding phage late control D family protein; translated protein: MGTSVANYKIELNGSKLSAELTAAVEGVTLEDELNLPAVFSIQMNMVNAGSGMWRGTDLTSLKPGDQLKLSLGLDQPEPMISGEITSLDLNFAEHSVLDIRGYDLLHRLRTGTRSKAFLKKKDSDIAGEIAKEHGLTPVVEDTGTVYPYLFQNNQSNYEFLLERAALLDYELFAADKQLHFVKSRSVKAPVLPEMSFKKDFERLNLELRALTRGSKVTLKGWDVKEKKELEAIAKSGEETTKMGGKEGGFTISTAAVGESPIVIMAENLLDMNEAKVLAAAAYNSRLREFIAGEGMCWGNPKLRAGQTVKLMGLGERFSGIYYIVATVHKIDSKGYTTTFKVKRTGL